The Ancylothrix sp. D3o genomic sequence TCTTTTCACATAAGCAGCAATTCCAGAAATCAAACCACCGCCACCAATAGCAACAAAAATAGCATGAATTGGTTTTTGATATTGCCGTAAAATTTCCATCCCAATTGTACCCTGGCCGGCAATCACATCCGGGTCATCAAACGGGTGAATAAAAGTTAAATTCTTTTCCGCTTCTAACTGGCGAGCAAAAGCATAAGCATCATCATAAGTATCCCCATGCAAAACCACTTCTCCGCCGCGAGCTTTCACCGCATTAATTTTAACTTGAGGCGTAGTTACAGGCATCACAATTATCGCACGAGTACCAAGACGTTTTGCACCCAAAGCCACACCTTGAGCGTGATTGCCGGCGGAGGCTGCAATCACACCTTGTGCCAGCAGATCAGGTGGTAATTGTGCCATTTTGTTATAGGCACCGCGCAGTTTAAAAGAAAACACAGACTGCATATCTTCACGTTTGAGCAGCAGTTTATTGTTGAGCCGTGTTGACAGGTTTGGTGCCACTTCCAGGGGAGTTTCCTGAGCAACATCGTAAACGCGAGCAGTGAGAATTTGAACCAGGTAATCGCAATACATAGGTTAAAAGGTTAGGGGCCGGTTGGTTTATAATTTTACTGTATTTGTGACACCGGCTACTTTACTGTAAAAATTGAGCGATTTGATAAGCCAGCACTGCCGAATCCGCCGTTAAAATTATCAACTTATGCTGTAGCGATTGACAAATTAGCAAACGGTCAAATGGATCGCGGTGGAGTGGGGGTAATTTAATTAATTGAGCCACACTTGCTTCATCAATTCGTAAGCTTTTTATTTTGTGGAGTTCGCGTTGTTTTGGTAAATAAATTTCTGGAGATTCTGGTAAAGGTAGTTTTCCCAATTGATATTTAATGATACACTCCCACAATGAAACTACGCTTAAATACACAGTGTTGTTAGACTCTTGAATGTTCTCTCTAAACTTGGCTGATAGCTGATTATTCCCGCTAATCAACCAGAGGAATATGTGAGTATCTAATAATAATTGCATCGCTTATGAGTTTCCTTCAAAGTCTTGCAAAACCTCTTCAGGTAATGGATCGTTAAAGTCAGGGGGTACTGTAAACTCTCCCGCTGCAAGTCCAAAAGGACGGGGCTCTTTCGGTTCTTCTAACGGGGCCGGTTGGTTTCTGCGAGCTTTTGCAAATAAGAGAAAGTCTAATACTTCTTCTACAAGAAAATCAGGAGAATTGTTAATTTCTTCAATGAGTTTTTCTTTGGGAGTCATTGTCTGATCTATGTTTTAACTAGCAAGGTGGCAAGTTCCTATAGCAAACGCCTGTAACATACCCAATACCAACATGATATTAGCATTAAGGGTAAGAATCTCACTACTTCAAGGAAAGGACAAGACAAAGTGCATCTCCTTGAAAGTATTGGATTTAGTTGATTATAACCATATATCTTTCTTTACAACATCAATGATATCATCTATGTTAAACTTACCTCAATGGGATAATCCCAGTCAGAGCGACAGTATCCCATTTCTAAAATTTCTACTCTTATTGCTTTACACACTTACAATACTTTTAGCTGAATTATGAGCATCATACACATTAGTCAAATAGAGGCCAAGCTCAAATCTCTTTTTGAAAACTTGATAGATATTAGTGATTTTTCCAATAAACCACCATCAGATCAAGAATCTCTTTTCCTTA encodes the following:
- a CDS encoding type II toxin-antitoxin system VapC family toxin — encoded protein: MQLLLDTHIFLWLISGNNQLSAKFRENIQESNNTVYLSVVSLWECIIKYQLGKLPLPESPEIYLPKQRELHKIKSLRIDEASVAQLIKLPPLHRDPFDRLLICQSLQHKLIILTADSAVLAYQIAQFLQ
- a CDS encoding DUF2281 domain-containing protein — encoded protein: MTPKEKLIEEINNSPDFLVEEVLDFLLFAKARRNQPAPLEEPKEPRPFGLAAGEFTVPPDFNDPLPEEVLQDFEGNS